tccgtgcggccccacgaacactgacatgtctccgtgtttttcaaacagacacacggtccgtgaaaacacgctgacatgtgcagagacacattgattttaatatgtctacgtgagtcagtgtctccggtatgtgagtaaactgacaccacacgtaccggagccactgacgtgtgaaaccggccttattaagtattttgtgtgacatatctctgtaaattAAGGGCAAAaaagtcaaagttggaaaattgtgaaattttcaaaatgtctgtttttttcacacataaacgcaggtaatatcaaagaaattttatgactaacatgaagtacaatatgtcacgagaaaacagtgtcaaaatcactgggacccattgaagcattccagagttataacctcataaagggacagtggtcaaaattcattccccttctttccagagccataacttttttatttttctgttaatatggccatgtgagggcttatttttttgcgggtcaagttgttcttttgaacgacaccattggttttaccatgtcatgtactcaaaaatgggaaaaaaaattccaagtgcggtgaaattgcaaacaaaagtgcaatcccacactttttttattgccttttttgttaggttcactaaatgttaaaactgacctgccattatgattctcgtggtcattacgagttcatagaaaccaaacatgtctaggttcttttttatctaagtggtgaaaacaaaattccaaagtttgctaaaagaaaaaaaattgcgcaattttccgttacccgtagcttctccatttttttatgatctcaggttgggtgagggcttattttttgcgtgccgagctgatgtttttaatgatgccatgtTTGTAAagctacgttcttttgatcgcccgttattgcattttaatgcaatgtagtggtgaccaaaaaaaatgactttgagattttggttttggtttttatcctaagtcatgtgacaaggctcgttagagagtcgatattgacttttaggatcgctatttcccatagagttctagtcctcttcctgtctgaagaagtaatttgcatatttcccagagaagcattgtggcttaaaagtctcctcacctcggcatgtcaggattgacatgtcactctccacaaggagaaatgttaccccatgGATCCCAGTTTTTTATTGGAAATCCATAACGTTTAATACATTGTCTTAAAGAGCTATATGTACATATGTATAGTAACTTTATCAATTAATACATTATTATAAAATAACTGTTCAAGGAGTAAGACACCgaaaaaacataacttttttttttattccagaagTTCAGAATTTTTGCACAGTCCTGTCCTTATAGGCCGTAGAATACATCTTCCTAATGTACTTGATGAACAATTCGTCTCGGATGCCGTAGATCAGTGGGCTGAGAAGCCTTGGAAAACACATAAATACCAGGAAATTGAGCCTGCCCATGTAATTGCCACCATAGGACTCTGTAATATTAGAAGTCAAAGATACTATGCACAGTAGAAGCTGAAACGCATGGAGAATTACGGTTCTCCCGGctttggaggctgaagaggagttaGAACCACTCTTCCTAGCGATCAGCATGACCTTGACGTAGGTGAAGAGGATGACCAGAGCCACCACTATTAAACTAATTATGAATGTTAGGGACCTTATGGTGTCTTGTATTGGCTGGACTATTAACCCTTCCTGTCTACACAAGAGGGTCTTAGAGAAAAAACTCTTCTCCGCAACGGTGGCAAGGATAATTAAATCGAATGCATTGGGGAGAAACCCAAGAAGCCACATTGCCGAGATCACGGAATAAGACCTTTCAACTGTACAGAACATTATGTGTCTCAGCGGGTAGCAAATGGCAATGTATCGCTCCAGGGCCATGGCCGCCAAGTTGTATGGCGTGACCCTAAAGGTGGTGCCGGTAATAACAAGGACGAAGTAGCAGATGGGCACCGACATGTAAAGAAATTGATAAGCCAATGCGAGAAAGAGTCCCAAGCAGAGATATAGTGTATCACAGACCAGCATGTGGGCAAAGAGGACATATCTGGTCGCCTCTCGGGCATGAGACGCGGTGAAGTAGACAATCAATGTAATGGTGATAAACAAGAGAAAAAAGCAGAAGCAAAGCACGGTGAAGAATAAGAAAACCCAGGTGATGACATTCGACACCCACTCACTGTAGGCAGACATCTGAGAGCTATGGTCCAGGGATCCCGTGGAATTCATTGCTATGTAGGATAGACGTATTTGTAGGGTCATACACTGGAAAGAGAAGACGAAGACTGGTaaacagtgatgagcgaatacaataGGAACTATTTGTTACTTGCATGAACAGTACGCTATTTGGGCTATTTGTTACTCGGTAAGTAATTATTTGCCTTGGTGGCATTACTGTGGTTGGCTGGCCTTtcagcatcataggggatatttaactCTTCCGGTGCCGTCTTGTGCAAattgcagccggaaacagcttAGGGAGAGCGTAGTGTGAGCATGGAGAGAGCGAAAGGAGCGTATAGGAAAATTAttgattccaaaaagctcttttaagagcaaaAGAGGGTGAAGAATAGTTTTTTGTTAGGTGGAGATCACATAGGGAGAGATATAATACTAGGGAGAGTGAAAGACGGGCACCTGGGTGTTATCAGTTCACATGATCATTGCAAGTACAAGCTGGAGATCTCTGCTATTTTGCATTGTGTTGATATATATTTTaggattaggaacagactgtgggattagggataGATAGGCAGGctttcatccactaccataatcTACAAATCAGCTCTTTTTAGAAGGAAATAATATTAGTGCCAGCATATACAAAAACCAATCTTTTTGGAGCTATACTGTATAATATTCCTGCGTAGCggcaaatcactttttttttacagctaaataatattcctcagtgccagcatatagtaacatcctttttaaaagctaattgctaaataatgtTCCTTGCCTATTGCTTAAaaagctaatatttatctagctgTTGTGCAACTGACACAAAACCTgctgagagtttctgcttgtatttctttgcatgaagtcagaatcgcctcccagagctgctgttttgatgtgaacggcctcccaccctcatagatcttttgcttgatgatcctccaaaggttctctataggattgaggtcaggggaagatgatggccacaccatgagtttacctccttttatgcccatagcagccaacggccctaccagctgtttccccatgattctggcccaaaacatgactccttcacctccttgctaacgtcgcagccttgttgggacatggtggccatccaccaaccatccactactccatccatctggaccatcgagggttgctcgacactcatcagtaaacaagactgtttgaaaactaatcttcatgtatgtctgggtccactgca
The Ranitomeya imitator isolate aRanImi1 chromosome 3, aRanImi1.pri, whole genome shotgun sequence genome window above contains:
- the LOC138671804 gene encoding odorant receptor 131-2-like, with translation MNSTGSLDHSSQMSAYSEWVSNVITWVFLFFTVLCFCFFLLFITITLIVYFTASHAREATRYVLFAHMLVCDTLYLCLGLFLALAYQFLYMSVPICYFVLVITGTTFRVTPYNLAAMALERYIAICYPLRHIMFCTVERSYSVISAMWLLGFLPNAFDLIILATVAEKSFFSKTLLCRQEGLIVQPIQDTIRSLTFIISLIVVALVILFTYVKVMLIARKSGSNSSSASKAGRTVILHAFQLLLCIVSLTSNITESYGGNYMGRLNFLVFMCFPRLLSPLIYGIRDELFIKYIRKMYSTAYKDRTVQKF